A single Salmo trutta chromosome 14, fSalTru1.1, whole genome shotgun sequence DNA region contains:
- the LOC115208111 gene encoding prolargin isoform X2: MKTGVGLYTALVLCLLMGTVFLQRPRPKKPPKPPKPTKRPSFKPAPPPKGPEPQEPTDFPPPILGPPSMFPDCPRECFCPPSFPNALYCENRNLRTVPVIPSRVHYLYLQNNYISEVTAEPFNNATELRWVNMANNRIKKVDKQVFEKVPGLLFLYMERNQLKEVPDDLPVGLEQLRLSHNQISKIPSGAFGKMEHLALLDLHHNKLSDSDMGKNTFKDLKNLVQLNLAHNILKKMPANIPNGIAQLFLDRNNIDNIPKDYFQGFSNLAFVRLNYNQLSDKGVPKAVFNVSTLLDLHLAHNQLTSVPLFNPQLEHLHLNHNSIESINGTQLCPFSLSSESLTDEALMPRLRYLRLDGNHLSPPVPLDVIMCFRHLKSIVV; the protein is encoded by the exons ATGAAGACAGGTGTGGGACTCTACACTGCCCTGGTGCTCTGTCTCCTGATGGGGACAGTGTTTTTACAGAGACCACGGCCTAAGAAACCTCCTAAGCCTCCAAAGCCCACCAAGCGCCCCTCCTTTAAGCCTGCCCCGCCACCTAAGGGACCAGAACCCCAGGAGCCCACAGACTTCCCCCCTCCCATCCTTGGCCCCCCTTCCATGTTCCCTGACTGTCCCCGGGAGTGTTTCTGCCCCCCTTCCTTCCCCAATGCCCTCTATTGCGAGAACCGGAACCTCCGTACGGTCCCTGTGATCCCGTCCAGAGTACACTACCTGTACCTGCAGAACAACTACATCTCCGAGGTAACGGCGGAACCCTTCAACAATGCCACAGAGCTGAGATGGGTCAACATGGCCAACAACCGCATCAAAAAAGTTGATAAGCAG GTGTTTGAGAAGGTACCTGGTCTGTTGTTTCTAtacatggagaggaaccagctgaAGGAGGTTCCTGATGACCTGCCAGTTGGGTTGGAGCAGCTCAGACTCAGCCACAACCAGATCTCCAAGATCCCCTCTGGAGCCTTCGGCAAGATGGAGCACCTCGCTCTGCTCGACCTGCACCAcaacaag TTGAGTGACAGTGACATGGGGAAGAACACGTTTAAAGACCTGAAGAACCTGGTTCAGCTGAACTTGGCCCACAACATCCTGAAGAAGATGCCAGCTAACATCCCCAATGGCATCGCACAGCTATTCCTGGACAGGAACAACATTGACAACATCCCTAA GGACTACTTCCAAGGCTTCTCCAACCTGGCGTTTGTGAGGCTCAACTACAACCAGCTGAGTGATAAGGGAGTCCCTAAGGCTGTGTTCAACGTATCCACTCTGCTAGACCTTCACCTGGCCCACAACCAGCTCACCTCCGTCCCCCTGTTCAACCCCCAGCTGGAGCACTTGCACCTCAACCACAACAGCATCGAGA GTATTAATGGGACCCAGCTGTGTCCATTTAGTCTGTCCTCTGAGAGTCTGACTGATGAGGCTCTGATGCCCAGGCTCAG GTACCTGCGTCTGGATGGGAACCACCTGAGTCCTCCTGTCCCTCTAGATGTCATCATGTGTTTCAGACACCTCAAGTCCATCGTTGTCTAG
- the LOC115208111 gene encoding prolargin isoform X1 gives MLYPDMNENHVCVFRLNRTMKTGVGLYTALVLCLLMGTVFLQRPRPKKPPKPPKPTKRPSFKPAPPPKGPEPQEPTDFPPPILGPPSMFPDCPRECFCPPSFPNALYCENRNLRTVPVIPSRVHYLYLQNNYISEVTAEPFNNATELRWVNMANNRIKKVDKQVFEKVPGLLFLYMERNQLKEVPDDLPVGLEQLRLSHNQISKIPSGAFGKMEHLALLDLHHNKLSDSDMGKNTFKDLKNLVQLNLAHNILKKMPANIPNGIAQLFLDRNNIDNIPKDYFQGFSNLAFVRLNYNQLSDKGVPKAVFNVSTLLDLHLAHNQLTSVPLFNPQLEHLHLNHNSIESINGTQLCPFSLSSESLTDEALMPRLRYLRLDGNHLSPPVPLDVIMCFRHLKSIVV, from the exons ATGCTTTACCCAGACATGAATGAGAACCATGTCTGCGTCTTTCGCCTGAACAG GACAATGAAGACAGGTGTGGGACTCTACACTGCCCTGGTGCTCTGTCTCCTGATGGGGACAGTGTTTTTACAGAGACCACGGCCTAAGAAACCTCCTAAGCCTCCAAAGCCCACCAAGCGCCCCTCCTTTAAGCCTGCCCCGCCACCTAAGGGACCAGAACCCCAGGAGCCCACAGACTTCCCCCCTCCCATCCTTGGCCCCCCTTCCATGTTCCCTGACTGTCCCCGGGAGTGTTTCTGCCCCCCTTCCTTCCCCAATGCCCTCTATTGCGAGAACCGGAACCTCCGTACGGTCCCTGTGATCCCGTCCAGAGTACACTACCTGTACCTGCAGAACAACTACATCTCCGAGGTAACGGCGGAACCCTTCAACAATGCCACAGAGCTGAGATGGGTCAACATGGCCAACAACCGCATCAAAAAAGTTGATAAGCAG GTGTTTGAGAAGGTACCTGGTCTGTTGTTTCTAtacatggagaggaaccagctgaAGGAGGTTCCTGATGACCTGCCAGTTGGGTTGGAGCAGCTCAGACTCAGCCACAACCAGATCTCCAAGATCCCCTCTGGAGCCTTCGGCAAGATGGAGCACCTCGCTCTGCTCGACCTGCACCAcaacaag TTGAGTGACAGTGACATGGGGAAGAACACGTTTAAAGACCTGAAGAACCTGGTTCAGCTGAACTTGGCCCACAACATCCTGAAGAAGATGCCAGCTAACATCCCCAATGGCATCGCACAGCTATTCCTGGACAGGAACAACATTGACAACATCCCTAA GGACTACTTCCAAGGCTTCTCCAACCTGGCGTTTGTGAGGCTCAACTACAACCAGCTGAGTGATAAGGGAGTCCCTAAGGCTGTGTTCAACGTATCCACTCTGCTAGACCTTCACCTGGCCCACAACCAGCTCACCTCCGTCCCCCTGTTCAACCCCCAGCTGGAGCACTTGCACCTCAACCACAACAGCATCGAGA GTATTAATGGGACCCAGCTGTGTCCATTTAGTCTGTCCTCTGAGAGTCTGACTGATGAGGCTCTGATGCCCAGGCTCAG GTACCTGCGTCTGGATGGGAACCACCTGAGTCCTCCTGTCCCTCTAGATGTCATCATGTGTTTCAGACACCTCAAGTCCATCGTTGTCTAG